The genomic stretch TCATTGTATAGAATTACTTTCCATGCTGATGTTTCTTTctctctttcttttttttcatgctCATCCGCTTCTTTTATGTtgtccttttttatttccttaaTTACATTTctgtaaaaattatataaaagaatatataacaaaataaatatgatatatatatatatatatatatatttatttatttatttatattcatttattttgttctttttataaaatccAAAGAAAAATCCTACTAaccttaatttttttattttttcaagaTTGAAATTTTTCTGGGAGTAAACAAGACTTGGTCTTTTTTGAAGCTAccatttcaaaaaaaaaaaaaaaaaaaaaaaaaaaaaaaattataaatatataaatatataaatatataaatatatacatatatatatatatatatatatatatatacatatcataTCATATCATATACACTTGGTACTTATCATATGAACGGATCGTTAAGGTTGctctattatataaaaacagtataacatatatatgaatatatatcacATTTTGATACACACCTCTTTTGGGAAACTTATATTTGTGTTcttattaacattattaatTCTAACACATGAATTCATAAAATTCAATGGacagtttttattttttatgttatatgaATGTGTACATTTGTAAAtaagtaataatagtaatataatacacaaaaaaaaggGTTTTAAATCTTTAAACATCTTTAACCCATTTAATATCTTTCACTTAATATATaacttaaaaataaacatacaaaaaaaaaaaaaaggaaaaaaaaaagaaaaaaaaacaaacatatatatatatatatatatatatatatagataaaaaaaatagtaatagtaatagtgataataataaacaaccacacacaaaaaaacaaaaaaataaaaaataaataaaagataaaaaataaaaaatgaattattattatgaactatattatttcttatataaatgtataaatcatttttaattatatttcctAGAAAAAGTAATTTGGGaacattttaaattatatgaataattatatttctgTCATTATTTTAAAACTTCCAACCttatgtaatattaataataattttattacaatatgatggataatatttcaaaaaaaatattaacatataaaagtattgtaattatatgtaataaccataataacacaaaaaaaatgtttattcATCATACGgtacacataaataatatatataatcattactatgaaaatattacatcacaaatattaattaatatatatacatttttttaaaccaTCAAATTcgtttttttaatttcatatgcatatatatatatataatatagtgccatatatatctattatatattagatatattacatgaaaaaaaaatt from Plasmodium falciparum 3D7 genome assembly, chromosome: 13 encodes the following:
- a CDS encoding ATP-dependent Clp protease adapter protein ClpS — translated: MFKDLKPFFLCIILLLLLIYKCTHSYNIKNKNCPLNFMNSCVRINNVNKNTNISFPKELQKRPSLVYSQKNFNLEKIKKLRNVIKEIKKDNIKEADEHEKKEREKETSAWKVILYNDDIHNFTYVTDVIVKVVGQISKAKAHTITVEAHSTGQALILSTWKSKAEKYCQELQQNGLTVSIIHESQLKDKQKK